The genomic segment ACGGCCATCATCACGTCGTCCTCGGTGGTGCCGCCCTTGGGGACGATCACCACGCCCTTGCGGGAGAACATGTACGACACCGAGCCCGCGTCGGCCAGCGAGCCGCCGTTGCGGGTCAGCGCGGTACGCACCTCGGTGGCGGCACGGTTGCGGTTGTCGGTGAGGCACTCGATCAGCATCGCCACGCCGTTCGGGCCGTAACCCTCGTACATGATCGTCTGCCAGTCGGCGCCGCCGGCCTCCAGGCCGGAGCCGCGCTTGACCGCGCGGTCGATGTTGTCGTTCGGGACCGAGTTCTTCTTCGCCTTCTGGATGGCGTCGTAGAGAGTCGGGTTGCCGGCCGGGTCGCCGCCGCCGGTACGGGCCGCCACCTCGACGTTCTTGATCAGCTTGGCGAACATCTTGCCGCGCTTGGCGTCGATGACCGCCTTCTTGTGCTTGGTCGTCGCCCACTTTGAGTGGCCGGACATCTGTTACCTCCGTTGCTACCCGCCGTCTGCATCGACCGCACCGCACACGCCCCGCTCCCCCACCGGCGCACGTCGAGGTGCTGTGATCTTCGCTGGGAGCCGCGGCTGGCTGATGGCCCTGCCGAATCTCGGCAATCCTACCGGCGGCGGGCGGGTCACTGTCACGCGCCGCACGGCACCGGCCCGCCCCAGCCCGCCCGAACCGGCACAACCAGGGACGGACCGGATGCTCAGGAAGCGGCCCGGACCAGCTCCACGAAGTGGCGGTGCAGCCGCAGGTCGCCGGTCAGCTCCGGATGGAACGAGGTGGCCAGCAGGTTGCCCTGCCGCACCGCGACGATCCGGTCCGCGGCCGGGCCGTCGGTCACCCGGCCCAGCACCTCGACGTCCGGGCCGACGCGCTCGACCCAGGGCGCGCGGATGAACACGGCGTGGAACGGACCGCCGTCGACGCCGGTGAGCGCCACCGGCGCCTCGAACGAGTCGACCTGACGGCCGAACGCGTTGCGCCGCACCGTCATGTCGACGCCGGCGAAGCCGCGCTGGTCGGGGCGTCCGTCCAGCACCTCGGTGGCGAGCATGATCAGGCCGGCGCAGGAGCCGTAGACCGGCATGCCGGCGGCGATGCGCTTGTCGATCGGCTCGCGCATCTCGAAGATGTCCACCAGCTTGCTGATCGTGGTCGACTCGCCGCCGGGGACCACCAGGCCGTCGACCGCGTCCAGCTCGCCCGGCCGCCGCACCGGCCGGGCGTCGGCGCCCGCGCCGGTCAACGCCGCGACATGCTCGCGTACGTCGCCCTGAAGCGCGAGCACGCCGATCACGGGTACGGTCACGCCGCGCTCACCAGCCGCGCTCGGCCAGGCGGTGCGGCTGGGGGATCTCGTCGACGTTGATGCCGACCATCGCCTCGCCCAGGCCACGGGACACCTTCGCGAGCACGTCCGGGTCGTCGTGGAACGTGGTGGCCTTGACGATGGCGGCGGCCCGCTGCGCCGGGTTGCCGGACTTGAAGATGCCCGAGCCGACGAAGACGCCCTCGGCGCCGAGCTGCATCATCATGGCCGCGTCGGCGGGGGTCGCGATGCCGCCCGCGGTGAACAGCACGACCGGCAGCTTGCCCTGCTCGGCGACCTCCTTGACCAGCTCGTACGGGGCCTGCAGCTCCTTGGCCGCGACGTACAGCTCGTCGTCGGGCAGCGACTGGAGCCGGCGGATCTCCTGCCGGATCTTGCGCATGTGGGTGGTGGCGTTGGAGACGTCGCCGGTGCCCGCCTCGCCCTTCGAGCGGATCATCGCGGCGCCCTCGGTGATCCGGCGCAGCGCCTCGCCCAGGTTCGTCGCGCCGCACACGAACGGGACGGTGAACGCCCACTTGTCGATGTGGTTGGCGTAGTCGGCCGGGGTCAGCACCTCGGACTCGTCGACGTAGTCGACGCCGAGCGCCTGCAGGATCTGCGCCTCGACGAAGTGGCCGATACGGGCCTTGGCCATCACCGGGATCGAGACGGCGGAGATGATGCCGTCGATCATGTCCGGGTCGCTCATCCGGGACACGCCGCCCTGCGCGCGGATGTCGGCCGGTACGCGCTCCAGGGCCATCACGGCGACAGCGCCGGCGTCCTCGGCGATCTTCGCCTGCTCGGGGGTGACCACGTCCATGATCACACCGCCCTTGAGCATCTCGGCCATGCCGCGCTTGACGCGGGCGGTGCCGACGGCGGTGGCGGTGGTCGGGGCTGCGGATTCAGACACGGGACATCGCTCCTCGGCGTGCTGGGGAGGTGACTGCGCAGGAATGCTATGACCGGCGCGACGCCGTGCCGAGCGCCAATCGAACCCCCGGTGGCCTGCCGTGTGGCCCCCGTCACGCCCGGTGGCGATCAGCCGGTGGTCACGTCCGCGTGCGACGCCAGCGTGGGGTCGTCGATGTCGAAGTAGCGGGGCCACTCCCGCCCGCGTCCCATCCGGAACAGCCGCACCACCGGACGCCCCCGGGCCGAGCGGGCGTCCCGGACCAGGTCGGTGTGCACCTGCCGGGCCAGCGCCAGCCGCCGGCTGGCCGCGATCACCGCCGCGCACGCCGGGTCGTCCGGGTCCAGCCGTACCGCGCGCAACTGCCGGGTCAGGTCGTTCTCGGCCGCCTCGCGCTCCTCCGGAGCGGCGTCCAGCGCGATCCGGGCGGCGGCGTACAGCTCCACGCCGTACCGCTGCTCGGCCAGGACCGCGGCGGCGGCCGCGCGGCGCAGCAGGTGCGCGTCCAGCGCGCGGGCCGCCGAGTCCGCGCGGACCTGCAGCCGCTGCACCCGGCCGGAGGTCCAGATCAGGTACGCCGAGAGCAGCCCGAGCACCGCGACCGCGCCCACCACCCACCACATGCCCGGCATCGTAGTGCTGCTCCTCATCCCGGCCGGCCGGCGCGGTGCACCGGTCGACGCGCTCGTCACAGCGGCCGCAGCGGCCACAGCGGTCAGCCCAGACCCGCCCACTCCTGGTCCATGACCCGGCCGTCGGTGGCCTCGATCGCGGCTGCGTATACCTCCAGAACGCGGCGGGCAACCACGGGCCAGTCGAAATTCGCCACCACCTGGTCGCCGCAGGCGGTCAGCCCGGCGCGGCGCCCGTCGTCGTCGAGCAGTCCGGACAGCGCGCCGGCCAGCGCGGCCGCGTCGCCGGTCGGGAACAGCAGGCCGGCCCGTCCGCCGTCGAGCACCCGGCGGAACGCGTCCAGGTCACTGGCGACCACTGTCGTGCCGGCGGCCAGCGCCTCGGTGAGGATCATCCCGAAGGACTCCCCTCCGGTGTTCGGTGCGACGTAGAGGTGCACGCTGCGCAGCATGCGTGCCTTGTCCGCCTCGGAGACCAGGCCGAGGAACGTGACCCGGTCGCGCAGGCCGGCCGGGAACCGCCCGTACAGCTCGTCGGCGTCACCCGGCCCGGCGACCAGCAGCCGCAGTCCCGGGCGGTGCGGCGCGAGCGCGACGAACGCGTCCCGCAGGATCGGGAAGCCCTTGCGCGGCTCGGTGAACCGGCCCAGGAACCCCAGCGTGCCGCCGGTGCCCGGGGCGCACTCCCCCGGCCAGCCCGGCAGCGGCGGCACCCCGGCGAACTTCGCCACCGCCACCCCGTTGGGGATCTCCACCGCGCCGCCGTCCATGTGCTCGACCTGCACCTTGCGGGCCAGCGCGCTGACCGCGATCCGGGCGGTGATCCGTTCCAGCACGATCTGCAGCGCGCCCTGCGCGGCCGACAGCACCCGGGAGCGGGTCATCGCGGTGTGGAACGTCGCCACCACCGGGCCGCGGGCGCAGAGCACCGCCAGCATCGACAGGCTCGGCGTGAGCGGCTCGTGCACGTGCAGCACGTCGAAGTCGCCCCGGGTGATCCAGCGCCGCACCCGGGCCGTGGAGACCGGGCCGAACGCGATCCGGGCCACCGACCCGTTGTACGGCAGCGGCACCGCCCGGCCGGCCGACACCACGTACGGCGGCAGCGCCGAGTCCTCGTCGGCGGGCGCCAGGACGCTCACCTCGTGGCCGAGCCCGAGCAGCGCCTCGGCCAGGTCCATGACGTGGTTCTGCACGCCGCCCGGCACGTCGAACGAGTACGGGCACACGATGCCGATACGCACTGCGCCCTCCCCCTAGACCGTCCCGGTGGTGGCCGGCGGCGCCGCCGACGTGGGCGTACCGTCCCGGCTCTGGTCCAGCCACATCCGCTGCAACATGTGCCAGTCTTGCGGATGCCGGGCGATGCCCGCCGCCAGACCGTCGGCAATCCGCTGCGTCACCGCGCGGACGCGGGCGTCCAGCGGGGCGCTGTCCGGATCCGGCAGCGGCAGCGGGCCCTCGATCGAGGCGCAGGCCGCGTCCGGCTCGTACCACATCGAGGCCACGTAGAGCGGGGCTCCGGTGCGGATGGCCAGCATCGCCGGCCCGGCCGGCATCCGGGTCCGCCCGCCGAAGAAGTCGACCTCCACGCCCCGGGCGGACAGGTCCCGGTCGGCGAGCAGGGGCACCACGTAACCGGCGCGCAGCCGGTCCACCAGCACGTCGAAGGCGGGACGCGGGCCGCCGGTGTTGGGCAGGATCTCCATCCCCAGCCCTTCCCGGAACCCGACGAACCGCTCGTACACGCCGTCCGGGAGCCGCTCGGCCACCGTGGTCATCGGCCAGCCGGTGGCAGCCACCCAGGCGCCCGCCGCGTCCCAGTTCCCGGCGTGCGGCAGCGCCACCACGGCACCGCGCCCGGCCGCCACGTCGGCGGCGAGCAGTTCCTGCCCGTCCAGGCGGAACCCGGCGAGGATCTCGGCGCGACTCAGGCCCGGCAGCCGGAACGCCTCCATCCAGTACCGGGCGTACGAGCGCAGGCCCTCGCGCACCAGCGCGTCCAGCTCCGCGTCGGGCAGTTCCGGGCCGACCACCCGGCGCAGGTTGGCGCGCAGTCGACGCGTACCCCCGCCGTCCTTGCGGTGGGCGCGGTCGGCGCCCGCCCGGAAGGCCGCGACCGCGACGGGCCGGGGCAGCGCCCGGACCAGGCGCCAGCCCGCGACGAAGCCCGCCTCGGTGAGGTTCACTCGGCGCCGACCCGCTGGGCCTGCCGGTAGACGTGGGCCATCCGCTGGCCCACCGTGAAGATCGAGACGGCGGCGAGCAGCCAGAGCGCGATCTCCAGCGCCGGACGGACGCCGACGCCGGTGAGCAGGCCGCCGACACCCACGATGAGCAGCCGCTCGGTGCGCTCGGCGATGCCCACGTTGCAGGTCATCCCCAGCCCTTCGGCGCGGGCCTTGA from the Micromonospora sp. WMMA1947 genome contains:
- a CDS encoding YebC/PmpR family DNA-binding transcriptional regulator encodes the protein MSGHSKWATTKHKKAVIDAKRGKMFAKLIKNVEVAARTGGGDPAGNPTLYDAIQKAKKNSVPNDNIDRAVKRGSGLEAGGADWQTIMYEGYGPNGVAMLIECLTDNRNRAATEVRTALTRNGGSLADAGSVSYMFSRKGVVIVPKGGTTEDDVMMAVLDAGAEEVNDLGEAYEVVSEPGDLIAVRTALQDAGIEYESAESSLIPSVNVPLDEEGARKIFKLIDVLEDCDDVQNVYANFDVSDEVMAAVG
- the pdxT gene encoding pyridoxal 5'-phosphate synthase glutaminase subunit PdxT, producing MTVPVIGVLALQGDVREHVAALTGAGADARPVRRPGELDAVDGLVVPGGESTTISKLVDIFEMREPIDKRIAAGMPVYGSCAGLIMLATEVLDGRPDQRGFAGVDMTVRRNAFGRQVDSFEAPVALTGVDGGPFHAVFIRAPWVERVGPDVEVLGRVTDGPAADRIVAVRQGNLLATSFHPELTGDLRLHRHFVELVRAAS
- the pdxS gene encoding pyridoxal 5'-phosphate synthase lyase subunit PdxS, translating into MSESAAPTTATAVGTARVKRGMAEMLKGGVIMDVVTPEQAKIAEDAGAVAVMALERVPADIRAQGGVSRMSDPDMIDGIISAVSIPVMAKARIGHFVEAQILQALGVDYVDESEVLTPADYANHIDKWAFTVPFVCGATNLGEALRRITEGAAMIRSKGEAGTGDVSNATTHMRKIRQEIRRLQSLPDDELYVAAKELQAPYELVKEVAEQGKLPVVLFTAGGIATPADAAMMMQLGAEGVFVGSGIFKSGNPAQRAAAIVKATTFHDDPDVLAKVSRGLGEAMVGINVDEIPQPHRLAERGW
- a CDS encoding glycosyltransferase family 4 protein, producing the protein MRIGIVCPYSFDVPGGVQNHVMDLAEALLGLGHEVSVLAPADEDSALPPYVVSAGRAVPLPYNGSVARIAFGPVSTARVRRWITRGDFDVLHVHEPLTPSLSMLAVLCARGPVVATFHTAMTRSRVLSAAQGALQIVLERITARIAVSALARKVQVEHMDGGAVEIPNGVAVAKFAGVPPLPGWPGECAPGTGGTLGFLGRFTEPRKGFPILRDAFVALAPHRPGLRLLVAGPGDADELYGRFPAGLRDRVTFLGLVSEADKARMLRSVHLYVAPNTGGESFGMILTEALAAGTTVVASDLDAFRRVLDGGRAGLLFPTGDAAALAGALSGLLDDDGRRAGLTACGDQVVANFDWPVVARRVLEVYAAAIEATDGRVMDQEWAGLG
- a CDS encoding phosphatidylinositol mannoside acyltransferase, with amino-acid sequence MNLTEAGFVAGWRLVRALPRPVAVAAFRAGADRAHRKDGGGTRRLRANLRRVVGPELPDAELDALVREGLRSYARYWMEAFRLPGLSRAEILAGFRLDGQELLAADVAAGRGAVVALPHAGNWDAAGAWVAATGWPMTTVAERLPDGVYERFVGFREGLGMEILPNTGGPRPAFDVLVDRLRAGYVVPLLADRDLSARGVEVDFFGGRTRMPAGPAMLAIRTGAPLYVASMWYEPDAACASIEGPLPLPDPDSAPLDARVRAVTQRIADGLAAGIARHPQDWHMLQRMWLDQSRDGTPTSAAPPATTGTV